A single Lactuca sativa cultivar Salinas chromosome 8, Lsat_Salinas_v11, whole genome shotgun sequence DNA region contains:
- the LOC111914303 gene encoding uncharacterized protein LOC111914303 gives MAEKTVLSSGLGHLFMTVFVFNFANYMVVPAITDVSMAALCPGEDECSLAIYLTGVQQAITGMGSLVMMPLIGNLSDHYGRKVMLTLPMLLSTLPLVILAYSRDRNFFYAYYALKTLTSMICEGGVLCLANAYLADNVPLSRRATAFGILSGISSCSFVFGNLSTRFLPSAASVFQVSAAVAMASVVYMRIFLPESSMEAALIAVSLKEETVNDCLLEKGCTNNRPPSRTTPSLHDSIALLRSSWTFSQAAIVAFFSSLGELGLYSALLFYLKAEFHWDKDQFADLLIINGIAGIISQMVLMPLLARVISEEKILSIGLIFNCVHIFLYSVAWSSWVVYVAAMFQILAVFAGPSLRSIVSKQVGPTEQGKAQGCITGLCSFASIVSPLIFSPLTALFLSDNAPFEFPGFSLVCASFAVMIAFIQSVMIRAPPQPVPDSKLDDSASVEA, from the exons ATGGCGGAGAAGACAGTCTTGTCCTCAGGGCTGGGCCACCTTTTCATGACGGTGTTTGTATTCAATTTTGCGAATTACATGGTGGTTCCGGCCATAACTGACGTCAGCATGGCTGCACTTTGTCCCGGAGAAGATGAGTGCTCATTGGCGATTTACCTCACCGGTGTTCAACAAGCG ATTACAGGGATGGGAAGCCTAGTCATGATGCCATTGATTGGAAACCTCTCGGACCATTATGGAAGGAAAGTCATGCTCACTCTTCCAATGCTACTCTCCACTTTACCTTTGG TAATTTTGGCATACAGCAGAGATAGGAATTTCTTCTACGCATACTATGCGCTCAAGACCCTCACTTCCATGATTTGTGAAGGAGGTGTCCTTTGTCTGGCAAATGCATATCTG GCGGATAACGTGCCACTGTCACGGCGGGCGACGGCGTTCGGAATCCTCTCCGGCATATCATCATGTTCGTTCGTTTTCGGCAATCTCTCCACTCGTTTCCTCCCCTCCGCAGCCTCCGTTTTCCAA GTATCTGCGGCGGTGGCAATGGCTTCTGTAGTTTACATGAGAatttttcttccagaatctagtaTGGAAGCGGCGTTGATCGCCGTTTCATTGAAAGAAGAAACGGTGAATGATTGTCTTCTCGAAAAAGGATGTACGAACAACCGCCCCCCTTCCCGTACAACTCCTTCTTTGCACGATTCAATTGCGTTGTTGAGGAGTAG CTGGACATTTTCACAAGCAGCAATCGTGGCATTTTTCAGTAGCCTTGGTGAATTAGGCCTTTATTCTGCACTATTG TTCTATTTGAAGGCCGAATTCCATTGGGATAAAGACCAGTTTGCTGACTTGTTGATCATCAATGGTATCGCAGGGATCATATCTCAA ATGGTTCTTATGCCCCTGTTAGCTAGAGTAATCAGTGAAGAAAAAATTCTTTCAATTGGACTCATCTTTAACTGTGTACAT ATTTTCCTTTACAGTGTAGCTTGGTCTTCTTGG GTTGTTTATGTGGCAGCCATGTTTCAGATTTTGGCTGTTTTTGCTGGACCAAGT TTGAGAAGTATTGTGTCCAAACAAGTAGGTCCTACTGAGCAG GGAAAGGCACAAGGGTGCATTACAGGCCTATGTTCTTTTGCCAGTATTGTTTCACCACTAATTTTCAGCCCTCTAACAG CTTTATTCTTATCTGACAATGCTCCATTTGAGTTTCCTGGTTTTAGTCTTGTGTGTGCTTCATTTGCTGTG ATGATTGCGTTCATCCAGAGTGTCATGATCAGGGCCCCACCCCAACCTGTTCCAGATTCAAAACTTGACGACTCTGCCTCAGTGGAGGCTTAA